From Dasypus novemcinctus isolate mDasNov1 chromosome 11, mDasNov1.1.hap2, whole genome shotgun sequence, one genomic window encodes:
- the BAG6 gene encoding large proline-rich protein BAG6 isoform X9, which produces MEPSDSTSTAMEEPDSLEVLVKTLDSQTRTFIVGAQMNVKEFKEHIAASVSIPSEKQRLIYQGRVLQDDKKLQEYNVGGKVIHLVERAPPQTQLPSSGASSGTGSPSATHGGGPPPGTRGPGASVHDRNANSYVMVGTFNLPSDGSAVDVHINMEQAPVQSEPRVRLVMAQHMIRDIQTLLSRMECRGGPQAQHSQLPPQTPAAAPEPGTLSSQASEPVESEVPPREPMEAEEVEERAPAQSPELTPSGPAPAGPAPAPDTNTPNHPSPAEYVEVLQELQRLESRLQPFLQRYYEVLGAAASTDYNNNHEGREEDQRLINLVGESLRLLGNTFVALSDLRCNLACAPPRHLHVVRPMSHYTTPMVLQQAAIPIQINVGTTVTMTGNGTRPPPTSGAEASPPASGQTSSLAPSSTTVESSAEGALPPGPAPPPATSHPRVIRISHQSVEPVVMMHMNIQDSGTQPGGVPSVPTGPLGAPGHGQTLGSTLIQLPSLPPEFMHAVAHQITHQAMVAAVASAAAGQQVPGFPTAPTRVVIARPTPPQARPSHPGGPPVSGALGAGLGANASLAQMVSGLVGQLLMQPVLVAQGTPGMAPPPAPATASASAGTTNTATTAGPAPGGPAQPPPPQPPTADMQFSQLLGNLLGPAGPGAGGPAVASPTITVAMPGVPAFLQGMTDFLQATQTAPPPPPPPPPPPPAPEQQTPPPPGSPSGGGAGSPGGLGPESLPPEFFTSVVQGVLSSLLGSLGARAGSSESIAAFIQRLSGSSNIFEPGADGALGFFGALLSLLCQNFSMVDVVMLLHGHFQPLQRLQPQLRSFFHQHYLGGQEPTPGNIRMATHSLITGLEEYVRESFSLVQVQPGVDIIRTNLEFLQEQFNSIAAHVLHCTDGGFGARLLELCNQGLFECLALNLHCLGGQQMELAAVINGRIRRMSRGVNPSLVSWLTTMMGLRLQVVLEHMPVGPDAILRYVRRVGDPPQPLPEEPMEVQGAERTSPEPQRENASPAPGTTAEEAMSRGPPPAPEGCSREEQDTTSAETEPWAAAVPPEWVPIIQQDIQSQRKVKPQPPLSDAYLSGMPAKRRKLRSDIQKRLQEDPNYSPQRFPNTHRAFADDP; this is translated from the exons ATGGAGCCCAGTGATAGTACCAGTACCGCTATGGAGGAGCCTGACAGCCTGGAGGTGCTGGTGAAGACCCTGGACTCTCAGACTCGGACCTTTATTGTGGGGGCCCAG ATGAATGTAAAAGAGTTTAAGGAGCACATTGCTGCCTCTGTCAGCATCCCCTCTGAGAAACAACGGCTCATCTACCAGGGGCGAGTTCTACAGGATGATAAAAAGCTCCAAGAATACA ATGTTGGGGGAAAGGTTATTCACCTGGTGGAGCGGGCTCCTCCTCAGACTCAGCTTCCTTCTTCTGGGGCATCTTCTGGGACAGGGTCTCCTTCAGCCACCCATGGTGGGGGACCTCCACCTGGTACTCGGGGTCCTGGGGCCTCTGTTCATGACCGGAACGCCAACAGCTATGTCATGGTTGGAACCTTCAATCTTCCT AGTGACGGCTCTGCTGTGGATGTTCACATCAACATGGAACAGGCCCCAGTTCAG AGTGAGCCCCGGGTGCGGCTGGTGATGGCGCAGCACATGATCAGAGACATACAGACCTTGCTGTCCCGCATGGAG TGTCGAGGGGGACCCCAAGCACAGCACAGTCAGCTGCCCCCACAGACGCCAGCTGCGGCCCCGGAGCCAGGAACCTTGAGCTCTCAGGCGTCAGAACCGGTCGAAAGTGAAGTCCCTCCTCGGGAGCCCATGGAGGCAGAAGAAGTGGAGGAGCGGGCCCCAGCTCAGAGCCCTGAGCTCACTCCTTCCGGCCCAGCCCCAGCGGGCCCAGCACCTGCCCCGGACACAAATACACCCAA CCATCCTTCCCCTGCGGAGTATGTCGAGGTGCTCCAGGAACTGCAGCGGCTGGAGAGCCGCCTTCAGCCCTTCTTGCAGCGCTACTATGAGGTTCTGGGCGCTGCCGCCAGCACAGACTACAACAACAAC CACGAGGGCCGTGAGGAGGACCAGCGGCTGATCAACCTGGTGGGGGAGAGCCTGCGGCTGCTGGGCAACACCTTCGTGGCGCTGTCGGATCTGCGCTGCAACCTGGCCTGCGCGCCCCCACGGCACCTGCACGTGGTCCGGCCCATGTCTCACTACACCACCCCTATGGTGCTCCAGCAGGCAGCCATTCCCATCCAG ATCAACGTGGGGACTACTGTGACTATGACGGGGAATGGCACTCGGCCTCCCCCCACTTCCGGTGCGGAGGCCTCGCCCCCTGCTTCTGGGCAGACCTCATCCCTGGCGCCCTCCTCTACCACTGTTGAGTCCTCAGCAGAGGGGGCTCTGCCCCCAGGACCAGCTCCCCCACCAGCCACCAGCCACCCGAGAGTCATTCGGATATCCCACCAGAGCGTGGAGCCCGTGGTCATGATGCACATGAACATTCAag ATTCCGGCACCCAGCCCGGCGGAGTTCCGAGCGTTCCCACTGGCCCCCTGGGAGCCCCTGGTCACGGCCAGACCCTGG GCTCCACCCTCATCcagctgccctccctgccccctgagTTCATGCACGCCGTCGCCCACCAGATCACTCATCAGGCCATGGTGGCAGCTGTTGCCTCCGCGGCCGCAG GACAGCAGGTGCCAGGCTTCCCGACTGCTCCGACCCGGGTGGTGATTGCCCGGCCCACCCCTCCACAGGCTCGGCCTTCACATCCTGGGGGACCCCCGGTCTCTGGGGCTCTG GGCGCCGGGCTGGGAGCCAATGCCTCTTTGGCTCAGATGGTGAGCGGCCTGGTGGGGCAGCTTCTCATGCAGCCTGTCCTCGTGG CTCAGGGGaccccaggaatggctccacctCCAGCCCCTGCCACTGCCTCGGCCAGTGCCGGCACCACCAACACAGCCACCACAGCCGGCCCTGCCCCCGGGGGGCCTGCCCAGCCTCCGCCGCCCCAGCCCCCCACCGCCGACATGCAGTTCTCTCAGCTCCTGGGGAACCTGCTGGGGCCTGCAGGGCCTGGGGCCGGCGGGCCTGCCGTGGCTTCCCCCACCATCACCGTGGCGATGCCTGGCGTCCCCGCCTTCCTCCAGGGCATGACGGACTTCTTGCAG GCAACACAGACggcccctccaccccctccaccgcccccgcccccaccccctgccccagagcAGCAGACCCCGCCCCCACCCGGGTCCCCTTCCGGTGGCGGCGCAGGGAGTCCTGGAGGCCTGGGTCCTGAGAGCCTGCCACCGGAGTTCTTCACCTCGGTGGTGCAGGGCGTGCTGAGCTCCCTGCTGGGCTCCCTGGGGGCGCGGGCCGGCAGCAGTGAAAGCATCGCTGCCTTCATACAGCGCCTCAGCGGGTCCAGCAACATCTTCGAGCCTGGGGCCGATGGGGCCCTCG GATTCTTTGGGGCCTTGCTCTCTCTTCTGTGCCAGAACTTCTCCATGGTGGACGTGGTGATGCTCCTGCACGGGCATTTCCAGCCCCTTCAGCGGCTCCAGCCCCAGCTGCGCTCCTTCTTCCACCAGCACTACCTGGGTGGCCAGGAGCCCACGCCTGGTAACATCCGG ATGGCGACTCACTCACTGATCACAGGGCTGGAAGAATACGTGCGGGAGAGTTTC TCTCTGGTGCAGGTTCAGCCAGGTGTGGACATCATCCGGACTAACCTGGAGTTCCTGCAGGAGCAGTTTAACAGCATTGCTGCCCACGTGCTGCACTGCACAG ACGGTGGCTTTGGGGCCCGGTTGCTGGAGTTGTGTAACCAGGGCCTGTTTGAGTGCTTGGCCCTGAACCTGCATTGCTTGGGGGGACAGCAGATGGAGCTTGCTGCCGTCATCAATGGCCGAATT CGTCGCATGTCTCGTGGGGTGAATCCGTCCTTGGTGAGCTGGCTGACCACGATGATGGGGCTGAGGCTGCAGGTGGTGCTGGAGCACATGCCTGTCGGCCCCGATGCCATCCTTCGATACGTCCGCAGGGTTGGTGACCCACCCCAG CCACTTCCTGAGGAGCCAATGGAAGTTCAGGGAGCCGAGAGAACTTCTCCTGAGCCCCAG AGGGAGAATGCTTCCCCTGCCCCTGGAACAACAGCGGAAGAGGCCATGTCCCGAGGCCCACCTCCTGCTCCTGAGGGGTGCTCCCGAGAGGAGCAGGACACAACATCAGCTGAGACGGAACCTTGGGCAGCTGCAGTCCCCCCG GAATGGGTCCCTATTATCCAGCAGGACATCCAGAGCCAACGGAAGGTGAAACCGCAGCCCCCTCTGAGCGACGCCTACCTCAGCGGTATGCCTGCCAAGAGACGCAAG CTCCGGTCGGATATACAAAAGCGACTGCAGGAAGACCCCAACTACAGCCCCCAGCGCTTCCCCAACACCCACCGGGCCTTTGCCGATGACCCCTAG